Proteins from a single region of Sporosarcina sp. P33:
- a CDS encoding Nramp family divalent metal transporter yields the protein MVANVPATQQVKKKGLLSKVKSMGPGAIITASFIGPGTVTTATRAGAGFGYAILWAVVFSIIATIVLQEMSARLGVVSKKGLGEAIHDQFKQPLLKFASIWLIIISIGVGCAAYISGDLMGTSLGISTLTNIPAHIVSPFIGIAILFLGLSGSYKLIEKLMIFLVIVMSVTFITTMIVVKPDIGAVFAGAFIPSMPNGSIIMIIALVGTTVVPYNFFIHSSMVQERWTQVSDLKEARWDTIISICIGGLITAAVLITAASTMMGMEVTSVADLSVQLEPLFGSWAKVFIAIGIFAAGFSSAIASPLGAAVAISSVMKWEGGMKNKKFKMIFSGVIIIGIITSAIGFSPLDVLLAAQALNGILLPIVAVYLFVIMNNKQLIGDQRNSALLNIIGAIVILIAIFLGGYSLVDAVQVYL from the coding sequence ATGGTTGCTAACGTACCCGCTACACAGCAAGTTAAGAAAAAAGGGTTACTTTCAAAGGTGAAATCGATGGGGCCAGGAGCCATTATTACTGCTTCATTCATAGGTCCGGGAACTGTCACCACCGCCACTCGTGCAGGTGCTGGATTTGGTTATGCCATTCTATGGGCAGTGGTATTCTCTATTATCGCGACAATCGTTCTTCAGGAAATGTCTGCACGGCTTGGTGTCGTTTCAAAAAAAGGATTGGGCGAAGCGATACACGACCAATTCAAGCAGCCTTTACTGAAATTTGCTTCTATATGGCTCATCATTATATCTATTGGTGTTGGCTGTGCTGCGTATATTTCAGGTGATTTGATGGGAACCTCCCTTGGCATCTCTACATTGACGAATATTCCAGCACATATTGTAAGCCCTTTCATCGGCATAGCGATTCTATTCTTGGGATTATCAGGAAGTTATAAACTAATCGAAAAGTTAATGATTTTTCTCGTGATCGTCATGAGCGTGACGTTCATTACGACAATGATTGTCGTAAAACCTGATATTGGCGCGGTGTTTGCAGGGGCATTTATCCCAAGCATGCCGAACGGTTCGATCATTATGATTATTGCATTGGTCGGAACGACAGTCGTCCCGTATAACTTCTTCATCCACTCATCTATGGTGCAGGAGCGCTGGACCCAGGTCAGTGACTTGAAGGAAGCAAGATGGGATACCATCATCTCGATTTGTATCGGCGGATTAATAACCGCTGCAGTATTGATCACAGCAGCTTCTACGATGATGGGCATGGAAGTGACGAGCGTGGCTGATCTTTCCGTCCAATTAGAACCTTTATTCGGTTCATGGGCGAAAGTATTTATTGCGATCGGAATTTTTGCTGCAGGTTTCTCATCTGCTATCGCGAGTCCGCTTGGTGCAGCAGTCGCAATCAGCAGTGTGATGAAGTGGGAAGGCGGAATGAAGAATAAAAAATTCAAAATGATATTCTCTGGTGTTATAATCATTGGTATTATCACATCCGCAATTGGTTTCAGTCCACTCGATGTATTGCTTGCGGCACAAGCGCTGAATGGTATTTTGCTTCCAATTGTTGCGGTATACTTGTTTGTAATTATGAATAACAAGCAATTAATCGGAGATCAGCGCAACTCAGCTTTACTCAATATCATTGGGGCTATCGTCATCTTGATTGCGATTTTCCTTGGAGGATATAGTTTAGTTGATGCAGTTCAAGTATATTTGTAA
- a CDS encoding S-layer homology domain-containing protein: MKGMFKVLIWTALLLALSFIYAGSNEASAKEFTDVPKKHPNYAAIQEMQKAGFINGYPDGKFRPNEPVSRKHVAKLLDNALKFPQPAKDKYVFADVPKNHAYYRPIMKLYNEGIISGGTNGKFNPDASLTRIQMAKILDLAFDLKIDERQGSFNDMYMFHWGYVHAMALYSTGVSKGDKGNYLPNKPVTRAHYAEFLSRAMKVKKEDPNAAAVSKAKAVDLSIRLPLILEGTRIQGKVEKKTYSQIRSKILPYATVRFTDGLLKSDYPYVCTECDSFLFPYITMELSMRFDYSQPDPNTLKVRTILLNSPGPMSGGGFVDFMFKKESGTWKMHDYTYTQIGKKNFELTQQEAEQIVKYNYSFNSSTPVKVTFVSKSRLTDKDPVTKESYPFDQYKFTVQYSNGRETVSVNSNDGWME, from the coding sequence ATGAAGGGAATGTTCAAGGTTCTGATTTGGACTGCGCTGCTGCTGGCTTTATCGTTTATTTACGCAGGTTCCAACGAAGCATCAGCAAAAGAGTTCACGGATGTCCCGAAGAAGCATCCGAACTATGCTGCAATTCAGGAAATGCAAAAAGCGGGCTTCATCAACGGCTATCCTGACGGGAAGTTCCGTCCGAATGAGCCGGTAAGCCGTAAGCACGTGGCGAAATTATTGGATAATGCTTTGAAATTTCCACAGCCAGCAAAGGACAAATACGTCTTTGCAGATGTGCCGAAGAATCATGCATATTATAGGCCGATTATGAAGCTGTATAATGAAGGAATTATAAGTGGCGGAACAAATGGGAAGTTCAACCCGGATGCTTCATTAACTCGCATTCAAATGGCGAAAATACTGGATTTGGCGTTTGATTTGAAAATTGACGAACGACAAGGTTCTTTTAATGATATGTACATGTTTCATTGGGGATATGTTCATGCCATGGCGCTGTATTCAACAGGTGTGTCAAAAGGGGACAAAGGTAACTATCTTCCGAATAAACCGGTTACAAGAGCACACTATGCAGAATTTCTATCCCGTGCTATGAAAGTGAAGAAAGAGGACCCGAATGCAGCCGCCGTCAGCAAAGCGAAAGCAGTGGACCTATCCATTCGCCTGCCGCTTATCTTGGAAGGTACACGAATCCAGGGGAAGGTTGAAAAGAAAACGTACAGTCAGATCCGTTCTAAAATATTGCCGTATGCCACAGTCAGATTTACAGATGGTTTGCTGAAATCTGATTATCCTTATGTATGTACGGAATGTGATTCATTCTTGTTCCCTTACATTACAATGGAGCTTTCCATGCGCTTTGATTACAGTCAGCCGGACCCGAATACATTAAAAGTCCGGACGATACTGCTGAATTCACCTGGACCGATGTCGGGCGGAGGGTTTGTTGATTTCATGTTCAAGAAAGAAAGCGGAACATGGAAGATGCATGATTACACTTATACCCAAATTGGGAAAAAGAACTTTGAACTTACACAGCAAGAAGCGGAACAAATTGTGAAGTACAATTACTCATTTAATTCATCAACTCCTGTAAAAGTCACGTTTGTATCCAAATCACGCTTGACCGATAAAGATCCTGTCACAAAGGAATCGTATCCGTTTGATCAATACAAGTTTACCGTGCAGTACAGCAATGGCCGTGAAACGGTATCCGTGAATTCAAATGACGGATGGATGGAATAA
- a CDS encoding ABC transporter permease: MSYLSRFIVRQDRMRYLWWLAGIVIMTLIVPPALNELYPSQHDRDLMAETMKNPVMTAMVGPGDLANYTLGAMVSHQMLLMTAIAAAIMNILLTVRHTRSEEEDGQAELLRSLPIARHSQLTASMLVLFGVNLLLSVLIGAGLYSLSFDSMDLPGSLVYGASLGAVGLFFAGFTAVCAQLSDSSRGAVGLAFTGMIGCYLLRSGSEWIPPFGWLAQVQPYSDNNWLPVWGLLAASVLLFMLAVILQGRRDMGSGLLPSRSGRAHASILLRHPIGLAWILQRTAFISWSIGMLVLGLSYGSVLGDLDMFFKDNDMLASMIVADENSSLTAQFLPMLMAVLAFISTIPALLAIHKIAGEERKLRLDHLLGRAVSRKRLLVSYIVLALFTGFVMLNLSALGLWLAGTASMEDPFMFQTVWQASIVHFPAITVMIGISAALIGVAKKATGFVWLYLFYGFLTLYLGGLFQFPEWMEKLSPFGFVAKLPIEDMNWLYAGGSLTVTMILLIFGINRYTRRDIQDS; the protein is encoded by the coding sequence GTGTCCTATCTCTCACGGTTCATCGTTCGGCAGGACCGGATGCGCTATCTGTGGTGGCTCGCGGGAATTGTCATCATGACGCTGATTGTACCGCCGGCTCTGAATGAACTCTATCCTTCTCAGCATGACCGGGATCTGATGGCAGAAACGATGAAAAACCCTGTGATGACGGCAATGGTGGGTCCTGGTGATCTCGCAAATTATACACTTGGCGCCATGGTGTCGCACCAAATGCTTCTGATGACCGCCATTGCGGCAGCTATCATGAATATTCTATTGACGGTGCGCCATACGCGGTCGGAGGAAGAGGATGGGCAGGCAGAATTACTGCGTTCGTTGCCGATTGCGCGCCATTCGCAGCTGACCGCTTCGATGCTGGTTCTGTTCGGTGTCAATCTGCTGCTCAGTGTGCTGATTGGTGCAGGTCTGTACAGTCTTTCATTCGACAGTATGGATTTGCCGGGTTCACTTGTTTATGGTGCATCGCTTGGAGCTGTCGGCTTGTTTTTTGCAGGATTTACAGCAGTTTGCGCACAGCTTTCGGACAGCTCGCGGGGGGCAGTCGGACTGGCGTTCACGGGGATGATCGGCTGTTATTTATTGCGGTCAGGCTCCGAATGGATTCCGCCGTTTGGCTGGCTCGCACAAGTTCAGCCATACAGCGATAATAATTGGCTGCCAGTTTGGGGGCTGCTTGCCGCGAGTGTATTGCTGTTTATGCTCGCTGTAATTTTACAGGGGAGACGCGATATGGGATCGGGACTTCTTCCGTCACGAAGCGGCCGTGCGCACGCATCGATTCTGCTGCGTCATCCGATAGGGCTTGCGTGGATATTGCAGAGAACAGCATTCATTTCCTGGTCGATCGGAATGCTCGTTCTTGGGCTGTCTTACGGTTCCGTCCTCGGAGACTTAGATATGTTTTTCAAAGACAATGACATGCTGGCATCGATGATCGTGGCGGATGAAAACAGTTCGTTGACAGCGCAATTCTTGCCGATGCTGATGGCCGTCTTGGCATTCATCAGTACGATTCCCGCGCTGCTTGCCATCCACAAAATAGCGGGGGAAGAACGGAAATTGCGGCTGGATCACTTACTCGGACGTGCTGTTTCAAGAAAGAGGTTACTAGTTTCTTATATAGTGCTTGCGCTGTTTACTGGATTTGTGATGCTGAATCTTTCTGCGCTTGGTTTATGGCTTGCTGGCACCGCTTCGATGGAAGATCCGTTCATGTTCCAAACCGTGTGGCAGGCCAGCATCGTTCACTTTCCTGCGATCACCGTGATGATTGGAATCAGTGCCGCTTTAATTGGTGTTGCCAAAAAAGCAACGGGATTTGTCTGGCTCTATCTTTTCTATGGTTTCCTGACGCTTTATTTAGGCGGCTTGTTTCAGTTTCCTGAATGGATGGAAAAACTGTCGCCGTTCGGTTTCGTGGCCAAATTGCCTATTGAGGATATGAACTGGCTGTATGCCGGGGGATCACTTACAGTTACAATGATTTTACTTATTTTTGGAATCAATCGCTACACGCGCCGCGATATACAGGATTCCTAA
- a CDS encoding transcriptional regulator, whose product MNPNQLIFDSYMRMADAIYSVFNVNCEVVIHDVTKVESSLIYLKGDVTGRSVGAPTTEVILKELKKKNEDIKDLNGIITNTTRGKIIKTSIVFIRDMDGKVIGFLGINLDITEINRLQQVLEEMIRPDTSYDGQHFDETYATHIDEVFDNITKSTIVELGIDVENLKRKDRITFVRRLESKGIFLIQGAADRIADLVGVSKQTIYNSLEEK is encoded by the coding sequence ATGAATCCAAACCAATTGATTTTCGATTCTTATATGCGAATGGCTGATGCCATATATAGCGTGTTCAATGTGAATTGTGAAGTGGTAATTCATGATGTGACGAAAGTAGAATCCTCTTTAATTTATTTAAAAGGTGATGTAACGGGCAGATCCGTTGGCGCCCCTACTACAGAAGTCATTTTGAAGGAATTGAAAAAGAAGAATGAGGATATTAAAGATCTGAATGGTATTATCACGAATACGACGCGTGGAAAGATTATTAAGACTTCCATTGTATTCATTAGAGATATGGACGGCAAAGTGATTGGTTTCCTTGGCATCAATTTGGATATCACGGAAATCAATCGTCTGCAGCAGGTGCTTGAGGAAATGATCCGTCCTGATACAAGCTATGATGGGCAGCATTTCGATGAGACATATGCAACTCATATCGATGAGGTGTTCGATAACATCACGAAAAGCACCATCGTGGAGCTTGGAATCGATGTGGAAAACTTGAAACGTAAAGACCGTATTACTTTTGTACGAAGGCTAGAAAGTAAAGGAATCTTTTTGATTCAAGGGGCCGCCGACCGGATTGCGGATTTAGTAGGTGTATCCAAACAAACTATTTATAACTCACTCGAGGAAAAGTGA
- a CDS encoding agmatinase family protein, which yields MTEMIYGNTPCMLGAKNISATKDISDVDVIVYGVPWEGAVTWGDYTGCELGPKVMRLCSARYSGYLPEIDDMDIFEHITLGDMGDIDIVPADVDETMKRITDFTSELWKSGKFVIGLGGDHGITYPIVKAIAEQDKKVGIIHMDAHYDNLPSHNGDQFARCSPFARLYEQEGVRNESIIHTGIHGPRNKPESGRNAKAAGAVTITINEIRGHKDLKEMAKEIYAQASKDVDCVYLTICSDVLDFAFNPGGPVDGNGLTSYELLTLVHEICKLGVVGMDFVEIYPQQDPNQFSAHFASTLILYALAGNILHNQQKEEK from the coding sequence ATGACAGAAATGATCTACGGCAATACCCCATGTATGTTAGGGGCTAAAAATATATCAGCAACAAAAGACATTTCGGATGTAGACGTAATTGTATACGGAGTTCCTTGGGAAGGCGCAGTAACGTGGGGCGATTACACAGGCTGCGAACTCGGGCCAAAAGTGATGCGCTTATGTTCTGCACGCTACTCAGGCTACCTTCCTGAAATCGACGACATGGATATTTTCGAACACATTACACTAGGCGATATGGGTGATATTGACATCGTGCCTGCAGATGTAGACGAAACGATGAAGCGAATTACCGATTTCACATCGGAGTTATGGAAATCAGGAAAGTTTGTTATCGGCCTGGGCGGTGATCATGGTATAACGTACCCTATCGTGAAAGCGATTGCAGAGCAGGATAAAAAGGTTGGAATTATTCATATGGACGCTCACTATGATAATCTTCCGTCTCACAACGGTGACCAGTTCGCTCGGTGCAGTCCATTCGCTCGTTTGTATGAACAAGAAGGCGTACGAAACGAAAGTATTATTCATACAGGTATCCACGGTCCCCGCAATAAACCTGAAAGCGGACGCAATGCGAAAGCCGCTGGTGCAGTAACTATTACGATCAACGAAATCCGTGGCCATAAAGATTTAAAAGAGATGGCTAAAGAAATCTATGCACAAGCTTCAAAAGACGTGGATTGCGTTTACTTGACGATTTGCAGTGATGTTTTGGACTTCGCATTTAATCCAGGTGGTCCGGTAGATGGCAACGGCTTGACATCTTATGAATTACTTACATTGGTTCATGAAATTTGTAAACTAGGCGTAGTTGGCATGGATTTCGTGGAAATCTATCCGCAACAAGATCCTAATCAATTTTCTGCTCATTTTGCTTCAACTTTGATCCTATATGCACTAGCAGGAAATATCCTTCACAATCAGCAAAAAGAAGAAAAATAA